One Chlorobaculum limnaeum genomic window carries:
- a CDS encoding YgaP family membrane protein: MKKNMGQKDRAVRAILGVVMLVYGIVFQNLVGIVGLIPLATAIIGYCPLYEVLGVTSNKYAD; encoded by the coding sequence ATGAAGAAAAATATGGGGCAAAAGGATCGCGCCGTTCGTGCTATTCTGGGCGTGGTCATGCTGGTGTATGGCATTGTTTTCCAGAATCTTGTCGGAATCGTCGGCCTGATTCCGCTGGCGACGGCAATCATCGGCTATTGCCCTCTTTATGAGGTGCTCGGGGTTACCTCCAACAAATACGCTGACTGA